A segment of the Prochlorococcus marinus str. MIT 9215 genome:
GATGACTATTCTTTTTCCATTAATATATTCTGCGGCCTTAACCTATTTAGTTTGGAAAGCTTTTAAAGTAATGTCTAATGGTTGGGGTATTTCCGATAACCAAAATAAAGGTTTTACTTCTTCCAGTTTTAAACAAAACAAGTACACAATACATCCAGAACTTTTAGATAAATCAGGAAATATAACGCAAGAGGAGCTCTTAACAGTAAGATTTTCGAATGATAATGACTCTACATTAGAAGAAAAAAATTCAGCAACTGATTAATCAAATCACATTTAAGGAAAAAAATTGGAATTAAGAACAAAAATTGTCTCCGCGGTAATAAGATCGCTCAAGTTACCCCCCAGGTTTCGTTTAAAAATGGTTAAGGAAGATCCAGTTAGACTAGAACTGAGTCTTACACCTTCTTATGGTAAAAATCCTGTTATTGTTGGTCTAGTTGAATCTTTAGACTTAGTCGCTCGAAGAGATAGAGAAGGCAGATTACCCAGAGATCTTCAAGGGACTTGGGACTGGACTGTAAGACATGGAAAAGTTAGTACAGGAGGTTGGAATCCTATGTTAAAAGAGGCATTGCAAACAATGTTTGATACAGGATTGCCGGCTATTGTGTATGAGGAATTAACTGGAGATGATTACCGACCTGTTGATGGTGTAAAACATGTTAAATAAATAATTTATTATTTATCATAAAATCTTCCTTAAAACGTTAATATAATTTTATAGATGAATTAGTTTATTATGAATAATGACAATCAACCAAGATTTGGATTTGTAAATTTTGCAGAAACCTGGAATGGCCGTATGGCAATGATGGGTATTTTGATTGGTCTTGGTACTGAATTAATTACTGGACAAAGTATTCTTCGACAAATTGGAATAGGCTAACATTTTACTTTACTTCTTCTGCCTCCACTTCGATAGTACTTTCACTAGGTTTTTTATTAAATTGATTGTTATTACTGATATTTTCAAGATTCGCCCCACAATTCATACAGGTTTGACTTAAACCCAAGGATATTGCGCCACAACTATTACATGTATTAATTTTTGATTTGTAAGAGTTAAAAACAATAAAAACTAAAATTATTAATAGTAATGGAATTAAAAATAATAGTAGTAGGATATTTCCGAGAAAGCTTATGAAAAAGTTCATTCCAAAAATTGGAATAACTATAAGTATGATTAATGAGTAAGTAAGAAGATTTTTATTAGCTTTAAGAAAATAATTCATCCTTGTTATTGTTATTTATAATTTCTTTTTTTATTCAATAAAGTCATACTAGCAATAACTACGCTCCAGCACTGTCCAAAATATAAAATCACTCCTAATAGCCATACCCACAAGGTTAGTACAAGAAAACCTCCAATAAAACCATATGCTTGAAATCTTGCTCCAAGTGAGAGAATACTTTTACTTACTGCTAGGTTCAAAGTGGTTAGGCCAATTCCAATAAGAAAAGATCCAGGTAGAAGTGGTTTTAAAGGAACTTTTCTACTGGGTAAGAGGGCTTGTAATAAAAGAGCCATTAAAGAAAATCCTATTAGTGGTATTGCAAATTGACCAACTTGTAATAGAGGTAACTTTAATAATAAATCAGAAATAAGATTATTAGATTTTGAAAGATTTTCTAAAACATTACTTGGGATCATCCTGAGATTTGCACTAATCTGATCTAGTACCATTAAAAAACCAATAAAGAATACTATTAAAAAAGCTTCAACTCTATTTCTGAGAAACCTCGAAGCTTGAACTCTCCAAGCAGCATTTGCCTTTTTAGAAGGAATTTCGTCTTCCCAAAGCCTATCCGAGCCTCTTTGAAGGGATAGATATGCATTTCCAGCTGTAAAAAGCAAAAACATAGCTCCTAGAATACCTGCCCCAAAACCTTGATCTATCAAATTAAATAATGTTGTTTCTACTAAATCAACTACTGAAGGAGGTAAAAGCTGAGCAGCAATAGCAATTATTTGTTGATCTAGTCCTTCTTGTTTTCCTAGGAACCATGAAGCTATTGAAAGAGAAATTAGAAGGATAGGAAAAAATGATTGAAGTGTGTAGTATGCAAATGCAGCGCTTAAATCTACACAATCAGATTTGCTCCATCGCTCACAAGCTCCCCATAAACTTTTAAGTATCCATGTTGAACTTCGCTGCATATTAATTTTCTTCAAATATTTTATTTATTTACTTATTTTTTATTGTATCTGATTAAGAAATTTTTCAAGCAATTTTTTATTTATGATGCAACTATTTTTCCAATAATATATTGCCCCATGGCTTTAAAATTTCAATTTTTTCTATAGATCTACAAGCAATTAGTGGAAAATTTACATCGCTTAAGTCTTGTCCTGGGCATAGATTTAAAGGATCTGTTTCTAACCACTCTATAGAACAATTGAGTTCTGTTAATAGCAGCCAGGCTGCTGCAATATCCCATATCTTAGGGGTTGATTCTATTGCTCCGAAAGTTTGTCCCATTGCTACACTTGTTAGGTTTAAACTCGATACACCTAAGAGTCTAATTTTGCCTGGAAAAACTGAGTTTGGTTTTTTTTGTAAAATTTTTATTGATCTACTGCACAAAGAAATACATTCACTTTGATGATTATTTTGGCTAGGGTCTATTTTCTTGTTATTCAACCAAACCCCCTTATCTTTAATGGATATAAACTTTTTTTTCAATGTAGGAATTATTAAAAAAGAGGATTGCGGTTTACCATCAACAAACCTTGCCACTGATATAGACCAGTAAGGAATACCTGCGGCAAAATTTGTTGTCCCATCCAGTGGATCTACCACCCAATAAGCTTTTGAGTTTGGAATTAACTTTTGCCCTTCTTCACTAAGGACGCCCTCACCTGGAGCTATTGAAGCTAAGCCATCTACGATTGTTTTGTCACTCCATAAATCACAACTTGTTAATAATGATCCATCTGCTTTATTGCTGGCGTTAATATTCCCAAAATCTTTTTTTTGACGTTGACTAACTAATTCAAATAAAGAATCTAATTCACTAAGTTGTTTATTAGTTAAATTTAATGGATTCATCTTTATATATTGCAAATAGACTCTGTATTTTTAATTTTATTATTATTAATATCAAAACAATTTTTACTTATATCAAGAAAAGTTAATCTTGCTAATTCATCTATATTCAGATTGTAATTATATATTGCATTAATATTTTTTGATTTCGCATTACTTAATTCATTTTGCCTAACAAGAACATCTTTTAGAGTTGATATTCCAACATCATATCTAAGTCTGGAAAGCCTTACAGACTCTTTGCTGGATTCAATTTCTTTGAGAGAAGAAATTATTTTCTCTTCATTTAATTTAAGATTTAGGTAGGCTTTACTAATACTTGTGGTTAAAACATTTTTAAGATTTTCATAAGCATATTTTTCAGCTTCTGCATCTGATAATTTTGATTTGTAAGATTTCTTATTTTGTCCGCCATCAAAAATATTCCATGCAAAATTTAGACTTATTGTATTTGTATAATTAGATCCAGATTCTTCAGAGTCAATAACCTCGGAAAGTGCGTCACCTTTTGTAAATGTACTAGATAATGAATTGCTGATATAAATGTTTGGCTTATTTTGCGCTAAAAAACTATTTGCTTGGCTATTTTTGATTGATTTTTGGAGAAGAAGATTTTTTAAGGAAAGATTTTTTTCTAAACCTTCATTAATATTTTTATTCAACCTATTATTCCAGAATCCTATTAAATTTTGCTCATTATTAATTTCGATATCCCCTTTAATATTAAGAATCTCTTTAAGAGAAATTTTATTAATTTCATGTTCTACTTTCTTTTCATTAAGTGATTGTTTGTCACGAGATAATTGAGCTTCTGCTTCAAGTACTTCAAATTTTGTACCAATCCCAGCATCTAACTTCGCTTTAGCATTTTCTAAACTTGTAATTGATAAATCAAGTGTGAATTTTTTATTTTGAATATCTTGATATGACTTTTGATATTTGTGAAACCTCATTCTTGCCTCTTGAATTAAATCTTTTTTCTTAATTTCATAATTATTCTCTGCAATTTTGTAATTTGCTTTGGCAATATTAATTTCTGATCCTCTAAGTGGGTCAATTAAATTCCATTTAATATTCAGTGAGGGATTAGCCGAAAATTGTGATGTTTTTAAAGTGGGTAACTTGCTATTGTACTTTTTACCTGCGACATATTTTGGCAACCCATTTACTTGAAGATCTAAGGATGGGTATCTTTTAGCAATTTGACTGGAAAGATTAAAGCTTGCAGAGGCTACTAAGTTTTGCAATGATTTTAATTCTTGATTATTTAATACAATTTTTTCTATATCTTGATAATCAATAAAAGTGATATTTCTTTTTTCTTCTAGAACATTATCAATATAATTTTTTGTTTCGCTCGATAATACATTAACAGAGTTGATACTTAGAGCAAGTGGCAAGAATAAGATAGGATTTATTACTCTTTTAAGCATGTTTTATAGTATCGAAGTTATTAGGTTAACTAATCAAAGTATTAATAATATCATTTGAATCATCAAGAACGTGAATTTTGGTATTTAATTGATTCTCAACTTCTTTAATATTTTTATCATCTAAAAATAAATCAGTATTAAGTTTTAACATGATAGATGGTATATAAATAACTTCTCCTAAATCCTTATTTTTCAGCCCGTTTATTAGATCTTCTCCAGTAAGAAGACCAGTAACAACTTGATCTTGACCCCAATAAATACTTGGTAAACCATATAAATTAATTGTTAATCCATCAATCAAGTTTAATTTCTTAACTGTAGGGATTAGAGCTTCATAAACTAATTTACCAACAATCCAACTGACTTTTTTGGGGTGTTTAATTTTTGTTGGAAGGTTATTAGATTTCTCACCTAATATCTTTAGAAATGTTCTAATTGATCCTACTCCATTAGATTCTTGTGGCATATTTTCATAGGTTTTATAACTAGGTAAATTTGAACCAGCTATTAAATACCATTCATCTGCTAGCCAACAAAAACGAGTCCCAAGAGTAGTTTGCAGATAGGTTTGAATTCTCTCTACCTGTTTAATCGTTTTTATAGCGTATTCTGGACTTATTGATTTTAATCCATCATTTTCCGGCCTAAATTTTGTAAGTCCTACTGGCACTATTGCAACTGAAAGTACTGTCTGAGAAGTTTTTTTGTAAAATTCAGCAAGTTCCAAAATTGATTTCTTAAGAATATCCCCGTCATTTATATCTGGACAAACAACAATTTGAGCATGTATTTGAATAGAGTTTTTTTCAAACCAGGAAATTTGATCAAGGATCACTCCTGCTTTTTTATTTTTTAATAATTTTTCTCTTGTGGCAGGATCAGTAGCATGAACTGAAATAAAAAGTGGGGATAGTTTTTGTATAGCAATTCTTTCCCAGTCTTCTTTTTGTAAATTCGTAAGAGTTAGATAAGAGCCATATAGGAAACTTAATCTATAATCATCATCTTTTATATAAAGGCTTTTTCTTTTGCCACTTGGCTGTTGATCTATAAAACAAAATGGACAGCTATTATTGCATTGCTTGATTGAATCAAATAATGCATCTTTAAAATTAATACCTAAATTAACGTCTTGATCTTTTTCAATGCTTATATTGTGAACTTCATGATTTTTATCTAAAACTGCTATGTCTAAAATTTCTTCACTAATTAGAATCTGATAATCAATTAAATCTCTTGGTTTTTTTCCATTAATACTAATAATTGAATCACCTGATTCAAATCCTATTTCTTGTGCAATGGAATTAGCTTCAATACTTTCAATTTCTGCAGGATTTATTTTATAAGTAATACTAGGAACCAAAAGATCATTGGGATCATCTTTGTAATTGATTTCTTGCCACACAATTTAAGGCCAAATTATCTTCTTTATATTTATTCTAAACTTATATATGACTCAAAGTGTATTAAATACTTTTAAAAAAATAAATATAGGTATCAAATTATGGGCCTTTAATTTATTAAAATATGGCATTCGCAGTTTTTAAAAACACGATTTAAATTAAATAGAATAACCTCTTTTATTGAAAGAATTAATTACAAAAAATTTAGACGTGAAAGATAAATTGAACTTTGAGTTGCATAAGACAGTTGATTTAGACGAAAATAGTTTTTTATCAAATCCAACGTCTTTAAGATTGTGGTCTTCTTTTTTTGTAATTTTACCTATTTTTGTTCAAGCCCCATGGGTTAGGTTAGAACCAATAAGTGCTCTTTGTTTTACTTTTATTATTATATCAATGGCAATTATTTTGAATCAGAAAGGATCAAATAAATGGTTTATTGTTAGTTCATTATTACTTGGGGTATCAGGAAGTTGGCTTGGTGGATGTTTGTTTTGGGGATGGTTAAGCCCATTCCCTATTCTGCATATACCTGTTGAAGCTGTAGTTCTTCCATTAGCTTTAATTGGACTTGGTACGAATTGGAAAATAGGTTCAAGTTTTTATCTTTCTTCTCTATTTGGAACTGCAGTTACTGACATTACAATATTTTTAATTGGAATAATGGATCAATGGAGGCAGGTAATTACAGCAGATTCTGAAACTGCGCCCCAAATTCTGCAAAAAACCTCAGAAAATCTTATTCAAATAAAATCATTATCTATTATTGTTTTTGTTGGTCTTATACTTTGGTTTATTTCAAAAGAAATTTTTGATTCTGCGACAATTAATACTACTACTGGTAAAGCACTCTTGGTTTCTGGTTATGTAATTCAAACGACGTTAATTGTTGATGGTATTTTTATTGTTTTAGCAATTCTGCAGCCAACTTTTAGTGGATTGGTTTAATGTTAAGGCCTCCATTTTCGCAAAAACCAATAGCAATCAATAATTGGGATGTAATCGTTGTAGGTGCTGGAGCTGCTGGTCTTATGACTTGTCTCGAATTACCCGCAAATTTAAAAGTGCTTCTTTTAAATAGAAATACTAGTAAGGTATCTTCCAGTAGATGGGCTCAAGGAGGAATAGCATCTGTCGTTAGACAAGATGATTCATTTGATCTTCATGCTGAGGATACTTTAAAAGCAGGAGATGGACTATGTGATTTTCAAGCTGTAGAAATGCTTGTTAAAGAAGCTCCAGGTTGTGTAGACAGGTTGCAGAATTTAGGGATGATTTTTGATCAAAGTTCTGATCAATTAGCTACTACCTTAGAAGCCGCACATTCACGAAGAAGGGTCTTGCATGTAAAAGATCGTACTGGAAGAGCATTAGTTGAAGTTCTTGAAGATCATATTGAGAATCAAAAAAATATTTTACATTGCAGGGGTGTAAGAGTAACTGAACTTCTCATTGAGAATAAAGAATGTAGAGGAGTTCAGGTTCTTGATGGGGCAAATTTGTATTGGATAAAATCTAGAGCTGTTGTTTTGGCTACAGGTGGGGGTGGACACTTATTTACAAATACAACAAATCCTGCTCAATCCTCTGGTGAAGGGATTGCTCTTGCATGGAAAGCAGGAGCTGCTATCGAAGATTTAGAGTTTGTTCAATTTCATCCAACAGCTTTAAAATTTTATGGTGCACCTTGCTTCTTAATATCTGAGGCACTTAGAGGGGAAGGAGCGATTTTAGTTGATAAAAATGGTGAAAGTCCAGTTAAAAATCTTGAAAATCGTGATCTAGCCTCTAGAGATCAGGTAAGTAGAGCAATTATGAAAAATATGCATGATAATAATGTAGACCATGTTGGCTTGGATCTTCGGTATATTGACCCAGAAAAAATTGTAGAGCGCTTCCCCACGATCTTAAGTCGATGTCAGGATTATGGCGTTAACCCTTTAAATGAGGTTATTCCCGTAGCTCCTGCAGCTCATTATTGGATGGGAGGTGTTAAAACTGATCTAAATGCATCTTCAACAAGAAAAGGATTATATGCCGTTGGAGAAGTTGCTTCTACAGGTGTGCATGGTGCTAATAGACTGGCAAGTAATTCACTGATGGAGTGTCTTGTTTTCGCAAGAAAAATGTCTTCAATTGTTTTGAATGACCTTTCTGAATTTGAAAAATTTGATAGATCATTTCAAGAGTTTGATATTGAAGATCCTAAAGAAGATCAAATTTCTATAATTGCTGAAAAAATTGATGAACTAAGAAAATTATGTTGGTTAAATTTAGGAGTATCTCGAAATCAGGTAAATATGAGTAAATTTTTAAATTATATCCAAAATGATATAGATAAATTAAATAAAAATAATTTACTTAATAGTCTTGAAAAAATAAAATTTGATCAAAAAATAAAACTTAGTGAACGTAACAGAAGAGCATTAAATCTTTTACTTGATTTAAAGAATAGACAGATAACAACCATAACTTTATTAAAAGCTTGTCTATTTAGAGAAGAAAGTAGAGGAGGGCATTATAGAGATGATTTCCCTGATAAAGATAAAAATTGGGAATGCCATACTAGACAACAGTTAGATCAAAAAATTCAAAAAAGATTCATTAAAAATTGAGATCTCCCTGATAGTCGGTTTTTGCTGCTAATTCATTTAAG
Coding sequences within it:
- a CDS encoding DUF2973 domain-containing protein, whose translation is MTILFPLIYSAALTYLVWKAFKVMSNGWGISDNQNKGFTSSSFKQNKYTIHPELLDKSGNITQEELLTVRFSNDNDSTLEEKNSATD
- a CDS encoding high light inducible protein, whose protein sequence is MNNDNQPRFGFVNFAETWNGRMAMMGILIGLGTELITGQSILRQIGIG
- a CDS encoding YihY/virulence factor BrkB family protein, which translates into the protein MQRSSTWILKSLWGACERWSKSDCVDLSAAFAYYTLQSFFPILLISLSIASWFLGKQEGLDQQIIAIAAQLLPPSVVDLVETTLFNLIDQGFGAGILGAMFLLFTAGNAYLSLQRGSDRLWEDEIPSKKANAAWRVQASRFLRNRVEAFLIVFFIGFLMVLDQISANLRMIPSNVLENLSKSNNLISDLLLKLPLLQVGQFAIPLIGFSLMALLLQALLPSRKVPLKPLLPGSFLIGIGLTTLNLAVSKSILSLGARFQAYGFIGGFLVLTLWVWLLGVILYFGQCWSVVIASMTLLNKKRNYK
- a CDS encoding inositol monophosphatase family protein, giving the protein MNPLNLTNKQLSELDSLFELVSQRQKKDFGNINASNKADGSLLTSCDLWSDKTIVDGLASIAPGEGVLSEEGQKLIPNSKAYWVVDPLDGTTNFAAGIPYWSISVARFVDGKPQSSFLIIPTLKKKFISIKDKGVWLNNKKIDPSQNNHQSECISLCSRSIKILQKKPNSVFPGKIRLLGVSSLNLTSVAMGQTFGAIESTPKIWDIAAAWLLLTELNCSIEWLETDPLNLCPGQDLSDVNFPLIACRSIEKIEILKPWGNILLEK
- a CDS encoding TolC family protein, which produces MLKRVINPILFLPLALSINSVNVLSSETKNYIDNVLEEKRNITFIDYQDIEKIVLNNQELKSLQNLVASASFNLSSQIAKRYPSLDLQVNGLPKYVAGKKYNSKLPTLKTSQFSANPSLNIKWNLIDPLRGSEINIAKANYKIAENNYEIKKKDLIQEARMRFHKYQKSYQDIQNKKFTLDLSITSLENAKAKLDAGIGTKFEVLEAEAQLSRDKQSLNEKKVEHEINKISLKEILNIKGDIEINNEQNLIGFWNNRLNKNINEGLEKNLSLKNLLLQKSIKNSQANSFLAQNKPNIYISNSLSSTFTKGDALSEVIDSEESGSNYTNTISLNFAWNIFDGGQNKKSYKSKLSDAEAEKYAYENLKNVLTTSISKAYLNLKLNEEKIISSLKEIESSKESVRLSRLRYDVGISTLKDVLVRQNELSNAKSKNINAIYNYNLNIDELARLTFLDISKNCFDINNNKIKNTESICNI
- a CDS encoding TIGR03279 family radical SAM protein, which codes for MWQEINYKDDPNDLLVPSITYKINPAEIESIEANSIAQEIGFESGDSIISINGKKPRDLIDYQILISEEILDIAVLDKNHEVHNISIEKDQDVNLGINFKDALFDSIKQCNNSCPFCFIDQQPSGKRKSLYIKDDDYRLSFLYGSYLTLTNLQKEDWERIAIQKLSPLFISVHATDPATREKLLKNKKAGVILDQISWFEKNSIQIHAQIVVCPDINDGDILKKSILELAEFYKKTSQTVLSVAIVPVGLTKFRPENDGLKSISPEYAIKTIKQVERIQTYLQTTLGTRFCWLADEWYLIAGSNLPSYKTYENMPQESNGVGSIRTFLKILGEKSNNLPTKIKHPKKVSWIVGKLVYEALIPTVKKLNLIDGLTINLYGLPSIYWGQDQVVTGLLTGEDLINGLKNKDLGEVIYIPSIMLKLNTDLFLDDKNIKEVENQLNTKIHVLDDSNDIINTLIS
- a CDS encoding DUF3120 domain-containing protein yields the protein MKELITKNLDVKDKLNFELHKTVDLDENSFLSNPTSLRLWSSFFVILPIFVQAPWVRLEPISALCFTFIIISMAIILNQKGSNKWFIVSSLLLGVSGSWLGGCLFWGWLSPFPILHIPVEAVVLPLALIGLGTNWKIGSSFYLSSLFGTAVTDITIFLIGIMDQWRQVITADSETAPQILQKTSENLIQIKSLSIIVFVGLILWFISKEIFDSATINTTTGKALLVSGYVIQTTLIVDGIFIVLAILQPTFSGLV
- the nadB gene encoding L-aspartate oxidase, which gives rise to MLRPPFSQKPIAINNWDVIVVGAGAAGLMTCLELPANLKVLLLNRNTSKVSSSRWAQGGIASVVRQDDSFDLHAEDTLKAGDGLCDFQAVEMLVKEAPGCVDRLQNLGMIFDQSSDQLATTLEAAHSRRRVLHVKDRTGRALVEVLEDHIENQKNILHCRGVRVTELLIENKECRGVQVLDGANLYWIKSRAVVLATGGGGHLFTNTTNPAQSSGEGIALAWKAGAAIEDLEFVQFHPTALKFYGAPCFLISEALRGEGAILVDKNGESPVKNLENRDLASRDQVSRAIMKNMHDNNVDHVGLDLRYIDPEKIVERFPTILSRCQDYGVNPLNEVIPVAPAAHYWMGGVKTDLNASSTRKGLYAVGEVASTGVHGANRLASNSLMECLVFARKMSSIVLNDLSEFEKFDRSFQEFDIEDPKEDQISIIAEKIDELRKLCWLNLGVSRNQVNMSKFLNYIQNDIDKLNKNNLLNSLEKIKFDQKIKLSERNRRALNLLLDLKNRQITTITLLKACLFREESRGGHYRDDFPDKDKNWECHTRQQLDQKIQKRFIKN